The sequence below is a genomic window from Sardina pilchardus chromosome 9, fSarPil1.1, whole genome shotgun sequence.
GTACTGGAGCTACTACGGGGTGTAACCCAATAAGAACAAAGACTGTCTATTATATCAAGTGCTGGAGTGGAACCCAAAGCACAAAGACACTGGGCTTGGCATCACCAGCGGAAGAAGTCTGCGATTTCGTTTAGCTTTGCTtgtgttctctcttctctgtcctgcTTACAGAGCATTTTCTATTGCGGTTGAGTAACTGAAGCGGCTACATATGTCCAGAGTCGCCCCCCTTCCCTAACTTACAGGTCGTGGAGTAGAGAGCATTGTGTGCACCCTGAGAGTGCTCCCACCGTCCCCTAATGCCTCAGTATGCCCCAGGTTTGGGGTTGAACATTGAACACAGAAGAGCGTGCCAGTTCTCATTGTGCAGTCCTGCTTTTAGGCTTAAAAGATTGGCTTAATGACGGTATGAATTCAGGTCTCATGGTTTCCCGATGTCAAACGCCACCTAAAATGGACCAGAGTGAAATTGTATCAGATGTCCTCGGAAGTGGCCTATGTCTGTGGGGATAACCATTGCTGAGTCTACCGGGCCTGTGACTTATTACATTGCCTAATCAATttctgtgtgcaagtgtgttttcTCTGTTGAACAGTTTCATTCAGCAATGACAAAGTTTGCTTCACTGGATAGATCAAACTTATGTTATGTTATAGTGTCCAGAGCTTTCACTCCATCTAATTGAATAATATTGATATACTGTAATGAGTGATGGTGCAATGTAAAGTAATACTGAGTTATACTTCTTAAACTGAGGGCTTGCTTTTTATTGTTGctagttttttttaatgatgcTTTTGTTATTGGTGGCATTGCTGGGAAATTGTGAATTTCAACATATTTCTCACTAATCATATATGCCACTTCAAACTTATTGTTTGAACAATTTGAAGGAACAGGCTACTTATTTCAAGTGACTTTATGTAAAGAATTGTTTCAGTGCctttttatgtagcctaccgTATGACTCATAGTGGCATAGTGGTTAAAAAAGAGCAGAAGAAATCAGAAGAAATATTGCAATTAAATTAGTTTAGACAGCATGACATCAGAGAGTAATTAAACTGGTTTCGTTGGAATTCCGTTTCCAATTCCTGAGCTCAGGTTTGCGGAGAATTCTGAGCACCTGCAGGTTGCAGTGAGTGAGCTATTTTCACTGGACGTGGTTCaaactttgagagagagagaaaaaaaaacaccgacAGCATTACGCCATTCTTCCCTCTTGGAAAAAGAGGGATTTAAACAAGTCTCTTACAAGATATCGAGCAGAATTGCTGGACTCTTAAGCAGTCAGGTTGGTCTTCCAAATGCAAACTATTTTCTCGGATATCTATACCGGAAAGCAAATCCAGAGGTTAACAATTTGCATCACTATGGTACTGAAGAACGGGGCAGAGGATAACGGTTTGCACTATTTATTTTATCCCAAGATACTTAATTTTATCCCAATTTTTCTCCTTTCCAAACTTGTTCATGATTACTTACTTAAGTCCGAAGACGATAGTGTGCATTTCTCCTACGTCAAAATTCAAAGGAAGTTCAGAGGATGAAAGTATTGAAACGTCTCCCTCTTTTATTGGGGTGCTGGACTCTTTTATACCTCAACTTCGTCTCAGTGTCTACGGGCCTTCCAGGCGAGGGACAACGCTCAACTGCGAGGAGAccaggcacgcacacagacgtAGATCGAAGCGGGAGTACTGCATCGTTAATGGTGGGGAACTATGGTGCTACGGGTGGAAAGTCTTCCAGTGGAGCAAGGATCACACGGATCCGAACTGGACCCCCACTGATAAAGGGCGAGTCCTCTAAAGCGCAATCCGTGACATCAGTGACAGGCGCAAAGAGGACCGCAAATGGGGTGGACAGTCGCTCTGCGGCACCCATCAATTTGGGACGCAGGGAAGCTGCGCGTTCTTGGGTACCGGGAGATGGAAGCCGACCAGCCTCCGGTGGCGCGTTTGCCCCCGCGGCACTCAGCGCTCATTTAGGAAGGAACGCGGCGGCACTGAGCAGCGGCAAGACGGGTGCCAGGACAGTACCGGCTGCCGGGAGAACTGGACCGGCGCGCGTCGTGTCCGCGCAGAGAGGATTTTCGCCCTCGGCGCAAAGAAGTTCTAAAGTTCTACCGAAAGCTGACAGAGACACGCCGAAGCACCCGCTGGTGACGCCGCATGATTACATGCTGTCGTTATACTGGTCGCTTTCAACAGGGGAAGTGAATACTAGTGTTTTACACGAAGCTGGCCTGGCCAACACCATCACCAGTTTTGTTGATAAAGGACAAGGTATGTGAGAGCACAATAACGATGAGTGTTAAACGCAAGTGGACCTCCAATGTTTTGCTGTTATTTGCTGACACATTAGTCTCAATGTGTAGGCTCCTGTTGCTGATTGTGTTCTAGACTCATACTTGAAACAGTTCATTCTTAGCCAACTCTTGCAATCGTTTAATCCTTCAAAACATAGACATACCTCTCTGCACTGTGCACTCACAGACAATTTGCACAAGAtgacacacatagcctacctaTTTCTATTAAGATATAATTTAGCCCAGCGTGAGATGCCTCTCAAGAAAGCCAATGAAAATCTTTTTGGgaagtatttcaaaagggtaaTGCGGATCGTCACCTCTCGCTCTGGCGGTTTTTTGAGCTtctctgtctgcatgtctggcCTGTCTTAGTCAGTAGGCTAGTCCTCTGCTTAGCCACCGGACGCGAGATTTACGGCTTCTCAAACGTAAATAAACTCTCCATGAGGCTACAAGTAGGTGGCCTCCGTGTAATGTTTTCTTTTCGGTGTAAAACTGTTTAAAGTGATGTTTAAACCACGTCAGTTTAATATTCCTAGCTGCTAAAGGTTTACATTTCAAGCACCTAATGTACTTTTAATTTGCACTTTATTTGTGTAGCTTGTCCTTTGAAAATTGTAGATGACCTCCTTCAcatgggggtgggagtgggggggatgggggagagaAAATTGAAGCCTGCATATGTTTTTGGTCTGACTGAGAACACAAATGGATGGATTACTTATGGTTTTCTGCTTTTCATTTCATCAAAACTGCCTCAACTTTAGAAGTTTCACTCTCAGTCTCTATGACATATAATATATCAAGCAAGAACATCCAATCACAAACACCCTCCTAAACTTGAGTGCTTTCCCgcactcatgcgcacacacacacacacacacacacacacacacacacacacacagccaattaTCTGCCCCCTCAAAATGACGTTTTGAGTTGTCAGCTCAGGTATGTTTTTTTCTGGTGCTCATGGCACATGCCATATGTCATGCTGGTGGGCCCACTGGTAAACAGCTGCAGGTTGATAATAATGGTGTGTTTACAATACCTTGTGGTCCGCAGTCTGGACACGTCTGGTTCTAATATACTTTTGAAAGCAAACGTTGCCTGGATGAAAGTGACTCATTTCATTTGTACATTGCTACACCCTCATATTTTCTTGcttgaagaaagacagaaaaaaaaactggggAAAAGATTAAACATTTGGTGTTCGCCACAGAGGTGAAAACGAGAGCTTTTGGCCCCTCGAAATGAGAACATGTCCAAGTACAGGAAAGGTGACTGTCCGCTCTGTTTCTCCGCAGATGACCGTCTCCCCCAGCTGAGGAGGCAGCGGTACTCCTTCAACATCAGCTCGCTGGACAAAGAGGGCCTGCTCGGCGCCGAGCTCCGCATTCTCCGCAAGCGGCTGACCGAGCCACGCAAGTCGCACGCCCCGGGCGGCCCCGTCACCCTGAGGCTGTACACCTGCGCCGCAGGTAAGCAGAAGGCCTCCCTGCTCCAGTCACGCCCCATCGAGGACCACGGCATCTCCAAGTGGGAGGTGTTCGACATCTGGAAGCTGTTCAAGAGCTTCCGGAACGTGCCGCAGCTCTGCTTCGAGCTGGAGGCCTCGGAGCAGGGGCGCGGGGGAGCGGCGGACCTCAGGAAGCTGGGCTTCGGCCGCGCCGGCCGCCAGACCAAGGAGAAGGCCTTCTTCGTGGTGTTCGGGCGCACCAAGAAGCGCGGCCTCTTCTACAACGAGATCAAGGCGCGCTCGGGCCACGACAACAAGACGGTCTACGAGTACCTGTTCACCCAGCGCCGCATGCGCCGCGCCCCGCTGCCGCGCGCCAAGAAGCCCGTCAAGAGCCCCAAGCCGCGCTGCAACCGCCGCCAGCTGCACGTCAACTTCAAGGAGATGGGCTGGGACGACTGGATCATCGCGCCGCTGGAGTACGAGGCGTACCACTGCGACGGCGTGTGCGACTTCCCCATCCGCTCGCACCTGGAGCCCACCAACCACGCCATCATCCAGACCCTCATGAACTCCATGGACCCGCGGTCCACCCCCCCGACCTGCTGCGTGCCCACCCGGCTCAGCCCCATCAGCATCCTCTACATAGACTCGGCCAACAACGTGGTGTACAAACAGTACGAGGACATGGTGGTGGAGTCGTGCGGCTGCAGGTAGCGAGCCATGTGACGCGCGTTCACAAACCGATCGGCGGAAGACTGTTATCCTTCGCTCCCTTCACCCACgatagaagagaaaaaagacatgAGTGAAAGACCATTGTAAACTTCAGATccacttgtgtttttttttagggcACTGGACTTCTAACACTTGGTATATGTGTAAGCTAAAGAAAGTGACTCTTTCTATGGTATACTGTAACAGAGTATTGTCTGTTATTATGGTAAACTGAAAAGCCTGGGTGACTTAAGTGGCAGAAGTGGCAGTTTTCTGAGTAGCTGAGGACACTTAAGTGGAAGATTCTGGAAGTATGAAGCCACTGAGTCAACAGACCATGGCTGTGTCTGTGCCATATTGACAGCTAATTCTATagaatgcatatactgtatgtgaaatgcatatgtaaaaaaaaagctgttgtgTACTTCTCAAAGCATCATCTATAAATCTATTTAACTTGGTGTCTTGGAGTGTACATGTCACCTACCATTTGGTCACTGTTGaaggaaatagtttttttttatggaaaaACATTTCATGCTCTTACTTTATATAATGGAAAACATTACAGTGCTTTGGACCAGTATTCCATCTCGTCACCAGAGGTTAGCGGCACACCTGTTTTCTTCACTTTTTAAAGCACTTGGACCATGGGAAGTGGACATCTGTATGTCGTAGTCCAAATCACTGTCACCTAGGTAACAATGGCTGAGGATCAAGTGGGTCTCCCTTGTCTCCATTATGCACCATTTCACAGTTGTCAGTTTCGGTTTGAACTCCTCTGTTTAAACATGCGCTACTCTTTCACTGAAACACATTCTGTTCAAAAATGTCGCTTCGATTTTGACAACTTAGTAATGTCGGTCGATGACAGTTGCGCAACAATTGCTCTGTGTGTCAAGATGAAATATAGCATCTTTGAAGTTTGCTAGGTTTCCTCTAGCAGAGTGTCATTTCCATCACAAATAAAGGTCAGTGAGGGAACTAGGAGACATTTGTGTAACTTCATATTATCTTCATTTAGGATCCAAAGGCTTTCAGCTCTCAGTGAAGGCCCGTGGCAATATTATCTCAGTCAAATTGTCGGAGATGTGTTGGACGACAGAAAATAGGAAAACAAGAAAATATATGAACTGAACGGTGCTGACACCAATTTACAGTGGCAGGAAAGGCATTGCGTCATTGCGTCATAACACACTCTTAATACTTGATCATTGGCAAATGGAGAATGTTCCTTGCGCGTAGCTCCTCAGAGGTTCTCTCAGAGTCCAGTTATAACTAGTACTGTATGCAGAGGCAGAGCTCACCAGAGTCTCAACATGCTGTGTCATTTTCTCTCATGATTGCAAAGACAATTGCTGCTGTTCATTTGTGTCACCTGTGTCCAGGAGACGAGGGCTCGTGTCGGACTTCTGCACCAATCAGGTTGTTTCTGCACATACAGTCAGGATTTACGGATTTGTGGCATACCTATGTTTCCTAAATAAAAAACATATCAACAAGAGATTTcactcaacagtggttcttcaAAACTTGCCCAAATGAGTGGatttgtgtgcatacatgcccCCTGATAGAGCCAGGCCTAATGCGATTATGTCCTATGGAATATGTGGAATTCTTCTTTTATGAAAGCTGAAATGTCAGCACTACCAAATGCACAAATTGTTTAGAggattttgtttcatttgtcaCTGTAAGTGGCTCAGGATTGTGGCAAAGTGTCAAACTGCATTAAATGGTACAGGATCAGATGACATGGAAGAGTGGTGCTATGTGTCGGGACATAATCGGGAACACGTGCTCGCTCATATTCCAggggaaatgtttttttcttgcagAGTAACCTAATTGAACACAACTTTAATTGCAAAGTTGTCCTGCTGCTTTTCCTCCCTTCACTCTGGTATTTCAAGAAGCTGGAtgaccgtgtgtgtatgtgtgtgtgtgtgcatgtgtctgtgcaaaCAGACTTCTAAAGGACACCCAGTAATCCCAGTTCCCGAGACGCTCACTTTTATAGACTTGCTGTGGCTTTGTCCAGCATGAGCGTTCCCTCCGGCCCAGAGGTCTCTCCTCCGCAGCTTTGCATTTTTTCTGCTTTATTATCAGATCTGGCACGGCCTCCCTGACCAGTGTTtagcattttgtaaatgcagtcTTATATTTCCTTGACAGATGTTGGAGGAATTTCACTGTGTTGCAGGCCAatatttgaaagagagagagagagagagagagagagagagagagaaaaaaagtaaaaaatgggCAAGTGAGTATAACAGAGCGAGCtggacagagagccagagaggaatggggagaggcagagaaacggagagagagaaggaaagagtgtgagagagagagagtgagagagagaggggggattacagagggaaagaagaaaCACAGAAAAGAGTTTTATCTGGCAAAGAGCGTGACACATGCATACTCGGTTGTGTTTCAGTGATTGGGTGCCAGGATCTTAAGGGGCACTCTGAACACATGTAAAAGCCTGGAGACACTCTTTACTCTCTTACAACACAAATGGCTGGCGCTGTAGGAGCGTGTTATTCCGGGGAGCGCACTGGTCCCTTGCGCCTGACCTCCTACTGTGAATCTGCTTGGCAAACGCTCATCCACGGGGTTGTGCAACTGACTCCCACTGGAATGCTTTTACAGGAATAGCAAAGGTACGAGCtgaattgtgtgagtgtgtgtgtgtgtgtgtgtgtgtgtgtgtgtgtgtgagagagatgggccAGACTAACTATCACAAAGTAGTGCAGTGGAATGCATGTCCCAGTGTGTAATGGTGCAGCTAtgtctattacacacacattcttgcatGCCTTCGATTACTTCTTCatcccctctcttctcatcacATTAGCACTGTCTCACACGTgtacacctctccctctctttttttcttccctctctctctctctctctctctctctctctctgcctctcggtGCAGTCTcgctctctatcacacacatgcgctccatcactcacactcacacacacatacacacgttctactcacacacacatgatcatccACACAGGCCTGCCTTTGTCTGCCTCATACCGCAGCCAGGTCACCTGTCCCGTTGAATTTTGTCTGTTGGAAATACATTTAGCAGATTAGACAATACCGATTTTCATCATGTTTAGTCGgcggagaaaaaagagagagagagagcctgctgCTCACGGAGGCGGAGTGTGGGCTAATGGATCAATGGCATGCATAGTTCCACGTCTCGAGTCACATGTTTTTGGCTGGCGTTTCCTCGCATCAAGGCATGCCTTGGGAGACAGACAATTTTTCTGCCTCCTTCTATTTGCGTTCTCGACACCGCGGCCGCCTAACGCGCCACTTCGTCATGGCTAGACATATTAATGGAGATGTTTGGGCTTTTGTAATAAATCTGTGTCTCACATCTGCAGAGGAGGGGTGGGATTGGGGGGGCGGTTTGGGGGGGcagttgtggggggggggggtatgggatggaggaagaggaggaggaggtggtctGTTTAAGCTGTGTTCCCCCTAAAACACTGCCAAGTACCTGTCTCTCTGACTTTGCTTTCTTTTCCTGCCTCGGTTTCCAATGTGGCGAACACCTGCAGAAATGCATGGACATTTCCAATTGTCACTGAAAATGGACTCTCTCATAATATTTGCAGGCCACCCTGGGGGAGTATTTATTTGCCCATTTATATCTTTTTATTGTGTTTATTGTAGTATGCCAGTGGTGCTTTCTTTTCTCACCGGAGCTGAAATTCCGGGGCAAGGAGTCTCagagtgatctctctctctctttctctctctctctccctctctctctctctccctccatctgggACAGCCAAGAAAAAGTACTGTCAGACACAAGGCTTATCTCAGGACATGACTTTGCCCCAGGATTAGGTTTAGTCATAATACTCAGATATATTTTTTAGCTGTGCTAGTAGTAAGGTAGTGTGGTAAGTGTTGgattaaagaaaaaatatgCTAGATGTGAGAGCTATAGACTTAGATATAACTTTTTGCAATCAAACCATCCAAAATGTGAATATTTAAAAAGTAAGTCACATTTCAAAGTTACATTGACATTTTTGCCGTCCATAAAAACTTGATGTAAATTTAGCCTCTGGATGGCACTATTTTCTCTAGCAGGGTAATCCTGCTCTACTCTAAACAGATAAAAGGTTGTTTTATCATGTGTCCAAGGTAGTCGTCCAAGGTAGTAGTAAGCATGTAAATAGATGTACTTGTCGGGGTCAGGATTTGTGCGGTGGCTTGGTCAATGATGAGAAGGGAGTTGGGTGAGCTGCTTGAGAGACACAAATTCATGAACTTCTGATTCATGGACAGCAGCTTTAAGCTGTCTGGAGTGAGTAACAGAGCTGCGTGTTTCATTGAGTTTATAGTCAACATTTCCTCTTTTGAGGGCCATGTGAACATCTGCCACTATTCTGTTGCCATGCTCTGAAATGACATGGAATTAGACTGGCTTTAAAATTAAATACTACTTGAAGAAGTAGtcttttaaaaaagaaacaaaataaaacaaaaatataaaaacaaacaagcagaatAATGAGCTGACACATGTCTAAGATGATCAATGGGCACTTGGTACATTTATACTCCTCAAAATAACTTAATTGTAAACTGTTCCAGTGGCTCTCCAGAGCACCGTGGTACACTGGCTTGAGCTTTTTCATCTCCTAGAGGTGAAGCGATCCCTTCCTCAGCGCTAACCGCTGGGGCGAGGTGAGGCTGGAATGAGTTTGTTATTTATGAACAGGAAAGCGCGGCATCCCCTGGGACTCACCTGGCTCCACATCAGCCGTCAAACCAACCCCCCGTGGAGCCTCATCTGGGGTTCAAATGGGATACAGGTACGTTTGGTTTGATTGTATTGCACTTGGCCGCACTATGAAATTTAAGACGAGTGAGTAAACACGCCGTGATGCCATTTTAAACAATGCCTGCCCGTTAGTAGTTGAATAACTGCCTAAACGCCATGTACCCAATTAGGTCATTTCCTGCataaaatgtgtgcatgtgcctggtAGAGCACAGTTCAACAGATGCAGTGAAATATTGATGAATATTAGCCTTACACATTAAGCGAACAGAGCCAGCAATGATTCTATCACGGGGTTGTGTCATTCTTAAATAAACATGGTGATATGGCCATTTCCATTGACAAAGCAGTGTTGAAAGAGCACTTGGGTGGACGTTTGTTCCTTCAAAATGTTTTGAATTatccatctttttttctcttaccACGTTGAGCTGAATATAAAAGTTAAGGTCTATTTTGTGCACCTTAAACACAATGTTTTTCACAGtgctgtgggagagagacagtaatGAGGACAGACACATCTCACAACATAATGGTCCGCATCCATGCCATGGCAACATAAAGATGCATAATTGATGGGTTGGATGTTTTTAAGCTTAATTTTGATTTGGACCAGTACGCCAGCATTCTTTGGGTCAAGCAGAAAAGGACCGCACTACGAAGAGGGCTATTTTCAGGAAGGGCAAAAAATACCAGGCTACCACAAATCAGCTCTTTATATACTCCTGCCACAACACCAcccaaacccccccacccccccacccccacacacacacacacacacacacatacacacacacactcactcactcactcactctctctctctctctctctctctctctctctctctctctcacacacacacacacacacacacacacactcaccccaacCCCCTGCATCTGTTCAAATACCTGTAATCATTTTTGGCCGTGAAGGCTCCTCAATCTCGCAAGAAAATTTCCAGCTTTTGGACAAACATGTCCTCAGTCTCAGCTGTTATGATTGGCCATCTTATTCCTGGTTTGCGCCTCAGCAACACACAGATGCGTGCATGTACGCTGTCACGCACCagcaagttcacacacacacacacacacacacacacacacacacacacacacacacacacacacacacatagaaactaTAGAAACTTTACATATGTGCAACTCATATTAACTTTTCATATGATCCAAGGAAAGGTGTTTTTACTTGGAATCACTAGTAATGGCTTGACatcagtgtatgagtgtgtcagCAGGCAACggagaaggacagagacagagaaagcaatAGATGGCCCTAAAATAATACAATCTTGCTTATTACACTGTTTTCTTCAATCAAGAAACATCAACATGCGGTTTCCGAGAACAGAAAGAAAAGCGGAGGGCAGCGACTCGAGGACAGGTTTCAGACTGTTCTTCTGAGGCCGTCGTATGGATCTCATTGCCAGTAATCAAAGCTGGCGTGCATGTGCGGCCCGAATCAGAGGGCCTCCGTGGTGTGGAGCCGAGCGgagcagagcaaagcagagcGTGCATGAGCAGAGGGTCACATCTCTTCTTGTGCCACCGCCGCCGGCGCCGCCCTGGTGGTGATGTGGCTAAAGCAAATACCACCTGAAAACCCTTCAGTCCTGAGCTGGTCCTCCACTAGCCTCCATGCTGGCCATATGTGGGTGTAACTATTACAACTTTAGGCCAGCACATGGTGATCAAGGAACAGGCTAATCATTCATCTTGTTTATTTCACTTGGGGCACCATGACTTGACGTACATTTTGTAACCCAACTTTGTATAACAAATCCAGTGTAAATCTGAACAGAAGCAACACTTCTAACAGCATCTGCAGCCCATTCGGTTCCATTTAGACAGAAGAGGCTAAAAGAGCGCAGACCAAGTTAAGATTGCTCCGTCGTGTCCCCCGGGATAACAAACAATCTTCTCCACTCCTCAAACTCAATTGGAGAGGAGCAGTACAACTTCTTCACATTTGTGCAAATCACGCAGGCTGTAGGTTTCAGGGGCAAGCACAAAAGCCCACATGCAATAATGGAGGTTTCATGCATCTAAACAAGAGATGCTTTTGCCATGTTTATTTATTGCCCTGTTGCTGCCATCTCCTCCCATCCACTCACCTGTGTAGAAACAACCCAACCACCCttaaaaagagataaaacaGGTGTCATGTCTGAATAGTGACCAGCTCACAGCgactgtggggtgtgtgtgtgtgtgtgtgtgtgtgtgtgtgtgtgtgtgtgtgcgtgtgtgtgtgtatgtggggggggggggggcatgaagaCTGGATAGGCTTACTCCGAAAGGCCAAAAAATAGAGTAGGGGCTAAGTGTTCCCAAGGAGGGCTTTTTAATATCTGGTAATCTTTTTAGCTCTGGTGTGGCCCTCCCTGCCCCACCCACCttgaccccccaccccacctcccacccCGTCCCTTGGGTGCAGTGTCCAAGAAGCAGCCTTTGTGTTCCCCCTCGGCCCCCCGATTGTGGCCCATCAAAGTCAGCAAAGCTAAAGGTTTCTGCATCTGGTGCTTAGTGTAAACTCTGCGCCGT
It includes:
- the gdf5 gene encoding growth/differentiation factor 5, with protein sequence MKVLKRLPLLLGCWTLLYLNFVSVSTGLPGEGQRSTARRPGTHTDVDRSGSTASLMVGNYGATGGKSSSGARITRIRTGPPLIKGESSKAQSVTSVTGAKRTANGVDSRSAAPINLGRREAARSWVPGDGSRPASGGAFAPAALSAHLGRNAAALSSGKTGARTVPAAGRTGPARVVSAQRGFSPSAQRSSKVLPKADRDTPKHPLVTPHDYMLSLYWSLSTGEVNTSVLHEAGLANTITSFVDKGQDDRLPQLRRQRYSFNISSLDKEGLLGAELRILRKRLTEPRKSHAPGGPVTLRLYTCAAGKQKASLLQSRPIEDHGISKWEVFDIWKLFKSFRNVPQLCFELEASEQGRGGAADLRKLGFGRAGRQTKEKAFFVVFGRTKKRGLFYNEIKARSGHDNKTVYEYLFTQRRMRRAPLPRAKKPVKSPKPRCNRRQLHVNFKEMGWDDWIIAPLEYEAYHCDGVCDFPIRSHLEPTNHAIIQTLMNSMDPRSTPPTCCVPTRLSPISILYIDSANNVVYKQYEDMVVESCGCR